The Vigna unguiculata cultivar IT97K-499-35 chromosome 6, ASM411807v1, whole genome shotgun sequence genome contains a region encoding:
- the LOC114187282 gene encoding uncharacterized protein LOC114187282 — protein MGNCCATESSTTNWGGDDWGSLSSRRRSMSSGKVFDEVHESSLDNVEKEKLLGALRASSDANGKVKIKISKKELAQLLGGKESNKHLGEEGHASAEQVLARLIHARDHSSNEYHDVHHRPWRPVLQSIPEVN, from the coding sequence ATGGGAAACTGTTGTGCCACAGAGTCGTCTACGACGaattggggtggtgatgattgGGGTTCTTTGTCATCGAGGAGGAGGAGCATGAGTTCGGGGAAGGTGTTTGATGAAGTTCATGAGTCCAGTTTGGATAACGTGGAGAAGGAGAAGCTGTTGGGTGCGCTGAGAGCTTCTTCTGATGCCAATGGGAAGGTGAAGATCAAGATCTCGAAGAAGGAGCTGGCACAGTTGCTGGGGGGGAAAGAGAGTAACAAGCATTTGGGTGAAGAAGGACACGCTTCTGCGGAACAAGTTCTGGCTCGTTTGATTCACGCTAGAGATCATTCCAGTAACGAGTACCATGATGTTCATCATAGACCTTGGAGACCCGTGCTTCAGAGTATACCTGAGGTAAATTAG
- the LOC114188928 gene encoding uncharacterized GPI-anchored protein At1g61900-like isoform X1: MPHFFLFLLTLFLFLLSLRALESHNSRFNHLQGPARLVNHVGSMFPKLSPFGSPQPFLPLAPSPLSPFTNTSIPKLSGLCTLNFSSAESLISVTATDCWEVFAPFLANVICCPQLEATLTILIGQSSKYTNVLALNGTNAKHCLADVEQILMGQGAATNLKQICSIHSSNLTEASCPVKNVNDFYDMVDTTKLLTACDKIDPVKECCYQVCQNAILEAATTIASKGSDILTMDSPHVQTEHPLRISDCRNIVLRWVASKLEPVHAKKVLRGLSNCNVNKACPLVFPDTMQVTRGCGDGISNKTACCNAMESYVSHLQKQSFITNLQALDCAETLAMKLKKSNITADIYGLCHISLKDFSLQVGNQEAGCLLPSLPSDATFDRISGISFLCDLNDNIPAPWPSTSQLTSSSCNKSVNIPALPAAASSQSSGLYSHEIMFFVLAALSFLLMATM, from the exons ATGCCccacttcttcctcttcctcctcaCCCTCTTCCTCTTCCTGCTGTCTCTCC GCGCACTTGAATCCCATAATAGTAGATTCAATCATCTTCAAGGTCCTGCACGACTGGTTAACCATGTGGGTTCTATGTTCCCTAAACTCTCACCTTTTGGTTCTCCACAGCCTTTTCTTCCTCTTGCACCTTCACCACTCTCTCCATTCACCAACACCTCTATCCCAAAGTTATCAG GACTCTGCACTTTAAACTTTAGTAGTGCTGAAAGTTTGATCAGTGTAACGGCAACTGATTGCTGGGAAGTTTTTGCCCCATTTCTGGCTAACGTAATATGTTGTCCCCAATTGGAAGCAACTCTCACAATTCTCATTGGTCAATCTAGTAAATATACCAATGTACTTGCCTTAAATGGGACCAATGCCAAACATTGCCTTGCAGATGTGGAACAGATTTTGATGGGCCAGGGTGCTGCTACTAATCTGAAGCAGATATgttcaattcattcttcaaaTCTCACTGAGGCATCTTGTCCTgtaaaaaatgtgaatgattTTTATGACATGGTGGATACTACTAAGCTCCTTACCGCATGTGACAAAATTGATCCTGTGAAAGAATGCTGCTATCAAGTCTGTCAGAATGCAATATTAGAAGCAGCTACAACCATTGCATCAAAAGGTTCCGATATTTTGACCATGGACTCACCACATGTTCAAACCGAGCACCCACTACGGATCAGTGATTGTAGAAATATTGTCCTCCGGTGGGTAGCTAGTAAGCTTGAACCTGTTCATGCAAAGAAAGTTCTCAGGGGGCTGTCTAATTGCAATGTTAACAAAG CTTGTCCCCTGGTTTTCCCTGACACAATGCAAGTTACCAGAGGTTGTGGGGATGGGATAAGTAACAAAACAGCCTGCTGTAATGCTATGGAAAGCTATGTGTCTCACTTGCAAAAGCAGAGCTTCATCACGAACTTGCAAGCTTTGGATTGTGCTGAGACTTTGGCAatgaagttaaaaaaatcaaatattactGCTGATATTTATGGTCTTTGTCACATCAGCCTTAAAGACTTTTCCCTACAAG TTGGAAATCAAG AGGCTGGATGTCTATTACCTAGTTTGCCTTCGGATGCTACATTTGACAGGATTTCTGGGATCAGCTTCCTTTGTGATCTAAATGATAATATTCCAGCTCCCTGGCCTTCTACATCTCAGCTAACTTCTTCATCATGCAATAAAT CTGTCAACATCCCTGCCCTTCCTGCAGCAGCATCAAGTCAAAGTT caggCCTATACAGCCATGAGATTATGTTCTTCGTGCTTGCTGCTTTATCGTTTCTCCTTATGGCAACCATGTAA
- the LOC114188928 gene encoding uncharacterized GPI-anchored protein At1g61900-like isoform X2, producing the protein MPHFFLFLLTLFLFLLSLRALESHNSRFNHLQGPARLVNHVGSMFPKLSPFGSPQPFLPLAPSPLSPFTNTSIPKLSGLCTLNFSSAESLISVTATDCWEVFAPFLANVICCPQLEATLTILIGQSSKYTNVLALNGTNAKHCLADVEQILMGQGAATNLKQICSIHSSNLTEASCPVKNVNDFYDMVDTTKLLTACDKIDPVKECCYQVCQNAILEAATTIASKGSDILTMDSPHVQTEHPLRISDCRNIVLRWVASKLEPVHAKKVLRGLSNCNVNKACPLVFPDTMQVTRGCGDGISNKTACCNAMESYVSHLQKQSFITNLQALDCAETLAMKLKKSNITADIYGLCHISLKDFSLQVGNQEAGCLLPSLPSDATFDRISGISFLCDLNDNIPAPWPSTSQLTSSSCNKSVNIPALPAAASSQSCLYSHEIMFFVLAALSFLLMATM; encoded by the exons ATGCCccacttcttcctcttcctcctcaCCCTCTTCCTCTTCCTGCTGTCTCTCC GCGCACTTGAATCCCATAATAGTAGATTCAATCATCTTCAAGGTCCTGCACGACTGGTTAACCATGTGGGTTCTATGTTCCCTAAACTCTCACCTTTTGGTTCTCCACAGCCTTTTCTTCCTCTTGCACCTTCACCACTCTCTCCATTCACCAACACCTCTATCCCAAAGTTATCAG GACTCTGCACTTTAAACTTTAGTAGTGCTGAAAGTTTGATCAGTGTAACGGCAACTGATTGCTGGGAAGTTTTTGCCCCATTTCTGGCTAACGTAATATGTTGTCCCCAATTGGAAGCAACTCTCACAATTCTCATTGGTCAATCTAGTAAATATACCAATGTACTTGCCTTAAATGGGACCAATGCCAAACATTGCCTTGCAGATGTGGAACAGATTTTGATGGGCCAGGGTGCTGCTACTAATCTGAAGCAGATATgttcaattcattcttcaaaTCTCACTGAGGCATCTTGTCCTgtaaaaaatgtgaatgattTTTATGACATGGTGGATACTACTAAGCTCCTTACCGCATGTGACAAAATTGATCCTGTGAAAGAATGCTGCTATCAAGTCTGTCAGAATGCAATATTAGAAGCAGCTACAACCATTGCATCAAAAGGTTCCGATATTTTGACCATGGACTCACCACATGTTCAAACCGAGCACCCACTACGGATCAGTGATTGTAGAAATATTGTCCTCCGGTGGGTAGCTAGTAAGCTTGAACCTGTTCATGCAAAGAAAGTTCTCAGGGGGCTGTCTAATTGCAATGTTAACAAAG CTTGTCCCCTGGTTTTCCCTGACACAATGCAAGTTACCAGAGGTTGTGGGGATGGGATAAGTAACAAAACAGCCTGCTGTAATGCTATGGAAAGCTATGTGTCTCACTTGCAAAAGCAGAGCTTCATCACGAACTTGCAAGCTTTGGATTGTGCTGAGACTTTGGCAatgaagttaaaaaaatcaaatattactGCTGATATTTATGGTCTTTGTCACATCAGCCTTAAAGACTTTTCCCTACAAG TTGGAAATCAAG AGGCTGGATGTCTATTACCTAGTTTGCCTTCGGATGCTACATTTGACAGGATTTCTGGGATCAGCTTCCTTTGTGATCTAAATGATAATATTCCAGCTCCCTGGCCTTCTACATCTCAGCTAACTTCTTCATCATGCAATAAAT CTGTCAACATCCCTGCCCTTCCTGCAGCAGCATCAAGTCAAAGTT gCCTATACAGCCATGAGATTATGTTCTTCGTGCTTGCTGCTTTATCGTTTCTCCTTATGGCAACCATGTAA